One genomic window of Dunckerocampus dactyliophorus isolate RoL2022-P2 chromosome 7, RoL_Ddac_1.1, whole genome shotgun sequence includes the following:
- the tnfrsf1a gene encoding tumor necrosis factor receptor superfamily member 1A: MAGSRHSKMAGYGALLLVACVLTPTLALIPTLKNKTCPYGDYLTETGICCYKCSPGFKLVHMCLAEGMRSNCALCPEDQYTDEMNYSPNCMRCKHCKESKNEVQVSKCERHRDTICRCKDGYYTFVIDSETSECRKCSQCGPNEKEDQKCTSERNTVCECKEKYHRVKRKCEPCKTCTTDCKHLCKSLPSSNPTAVEESGNGFLINVLAGVVAAALVLLLLVFLVTYKATKSCTKKRLLKVTTPELYETLVRHTEAPSSSSSNSDMAVPQNTVLEMDPTVLPDCVPLEVKISDLINTLLEVVPVHQVKQLVRSLGVSDNVIETTILDHRYAREAHYQMFRVWAEMDSLGGGGGGRGGMLHSAMLQKLLHNLRQMQLGKAAEELETKYSIQ, from the exons ATGGCGGGCAGCAGGCACAGCAAGATGGCAGGTTATGGCGCCCTTCTGCTAGTAGCA TGCGTGCTCACACCCACCCTGGCGCTGATTCCCACCCTCAAGAACAAAACGTGTCCATATGGTGACTACCTCACTGAAACAGGGATATGTTGCTACAAGTGCTCTCCAG GTTTTAAGCTTGTGCACATGTGCCTCGCTGAGGGGATGAGGAGTAACTGTGCACTGTGTCCTGAGGACCAGTACACGGACGAAATGAACTATTCTCCCAATTGTATGCGATGCAAGCATTGCAAAG agTCAAAGAATGAAGTGCAAGTGTCCAAATGTGAAAGGCACAGAGACACTATCTGCCGCTGCAAggatggttattacacattcgTCATCGACTCCGAGACGTCCGAGTGTCGCAAATGTTCTCAGTGCGGTCCCAATGAGAAGGAAGATCAAAAAT GCACATCGGAGAGGAACACGGTATGCGAGTGCAAGGAGAAGTACCACCGAGTGAAAAGGAAATGTGAGCCATGCAAGAC TTGCACAACGGATTGCAAACACCTTTGCAAGTCGCTTCCTTCCAGCAATCCTACAG CTGTTGAGGAGAGTGGAAATGGATTCCTTATCAACGTACTGGCTGGAGTGGTGGCTGCGGCTTTGGTCTTGCTTCTGCTGGTCTTCCTTGTAACCTACAAGGCCACGAAAAGCTGCACAAAAAAGAGGCTGCTCAAAGTCACCACGCCAGAATTATATGAG ACGCTGGTTAGGCACACGGAAGCACcaagcagtagcagcagcaacagcgaCATGGCTGTTCCTCAGAACACTGTACTTGAAATGGACCCAACTGTGTTGCCTGACTGTGTCCCTCTGGAGGTCAAGA TCAGCGATCTCATCAACACGCTGCTCGAGGTGGTTCCTGTGCATCAGGTCAAGCAGTTGGTGCGGTCCCTTGGTGTGTCAGACAATGTCATTGAAACAACCATACTGGACCACCGCTACGCCAGGGAGGCCCACTACCAGATGTTCAGAGTTTGGGCCGAGATGGACTCGCTaggtggcggcggcggcggtcGCGGTGGAATGCTGCACTCGGCTATGCTGCAGAAGCTGCTGCACAATCTTAGACAGATGCAGCTGGGGAAGGCGGCCGAGGAGCTGGAGACAAAGTACAGCATTCAGTAA